From a region of the Mercurialis annua linkage group LG1-X, ddMerAnnu1.2, whole genome shotgun sequence genome:
- the LOC126665714 gene encoding uncharacterized protein LOC126665714, protein MADQEEEDLRMALRMSMQNSPPEPKRSKPRDASPATAATTSSPEDTRRLQRELMAAAAEKRMSSAAKVALPPSKVVAAASDISSMKSEYFSRKENDFGGKEGSLVNGKELSSEEANQLFLMVFGNVVSKDILAQWSNQGIRFSPDPETSMGLVQHEGGPCGVLAAIQAFVLKYLLFCPCDLGRAVPNMPQNFASGTKSRYVASNNFGSLTEDAKASALVRSMGEILFLCGNNKRAVIATLSSIGCETEGSGNYEVITRALEGLSIESACDLQKILRIDTYTSQERAFQRLQATIPVFQSRMGALLFLISALLSRGLDSVQADRDDPSLPLVTAPFGHASQEIVNLLLSGQAVPNVFDGRMDLGDGMCLKGISISVEVGFLTLLESLNFCKVGQHLKCPKWPIWVVGSESHYTVLFALDTTVQDENELEEREAQIRRAFDAQDQSGGGGFIGEEGFHQVLRETNIRFPPEKVEHLCSTGFIVWSEFWQVILDLDKSLGGLKDSSGLMGKKVFDLYHFNGIAKSDINGSHMVSGNEISAQRPRLTMLRVSVPPRWTPEEFMADVAVSSASGGNEASGKDTEVTKPEPCQHAPLVDCIRTRWPRAVCNWVGDPPSIV, encoded by the exons ATGGCGGATCAAGAAGAAGAGGATTTAAGAATGGCGCTAAGAATGAGCATGCAAAATTCACCACCGGAACCTAAGCGTAGCAAGCCCAGAGACGCCTCTCCGGCAACGGCCGCCACCACATCCTCTCCGGAGGATACTAGGCGGCTCCAGAGAGAATTAATGGCCGCGGCTGCCGAGAAACGCATGTCTTCAGCTGCGAAAGTTGCGTTGCCTCCTTCGAAAGTAGTCGCTGCTGCTTCTGATATAAGCTCTATGAAAAGTGAGTATTTTTCTCGGAAGGAGAATGATTTTGGCGGGAAGGAGGGTAGTTTGGTAAATGGAAAAGAGTTGTCCAGTGAAGAAGCTAATCAGTTGTTTTTAATGGTGTTTGGGAATGTTGTTTCCAAGGATATTTTAGCTCAATGGAGTAACCAGGGCATAAG GTTTAGCCCTGATCCAGAAACATCTATGGGCTTAGTGCAGCATGAAGGTGGGCCCTGTGGCGTCTTAGCAGCCATACAA GCCTTCGTACTCAAATACCTTCTTTTCTGTCCCTGTGACTTAGGTAGAGCTGTACCAAATATGCCGCAAAATTTTGCTTCTGGAACTAAAAGTCGATACGTTGCATCAAATAACTTTGGCTCTCTAACAGAAGATGCAAAAGCAAG TGCCCTGGTCAGAAGTATGGGTGAGATATTGTTTCTATGTGGAAATAATAAGAGGGCTGTTATTGCTACTTTGAGTTCTATTGGCTGTGAGACTGAGGGATCTGGAAATTATGAG GTAATTACAAGAGCACTTGAAGGCCTTTCCATTGAATCCGCGTGTGATTTGCAGAAAATTCTAAGAATTGATACATACACATCACAAGAAAGGGCATTCCAGAGGCTCCAAGCTACAATTCCTGTATTCCAATCTCGTATGGGAGCATTGCTATTCCTTATTTCTGCATTGTTATCGAGAGGATTG GATTCTGTTCAAGCCGACCGAGATGACCCAAGCCTTCCTTTGGTTACTGCACCTTTTGGGCATGCCTCACAG GAAATTGTGAATCTGCTGCTCTCTGGGCAAGCTGTCCCTAATGTGTTTGATGGTAGAATGGATTTAGGTGACGGCATGTGTCTAAAGGGCATATCTATAAGTGTGGAAGTTGGATTTCTTACTCTATTGGAGTCCCTCAATTTCTGCAAAGTTGGCCAACATCTAAAATGCCCTAAGTGGCCAATATGGGTTGTTGGGAGTGAGTCCCATTATACAGTTCTTTTTGCTCTTGATACCACTGTTCAAGATGAGAATGAGCTGGAAGAAAGAGAGGCACAGATTCGGAGAGCTTTTGATGCACAAGATCAGAGTGGCGGTGGCGGCTTCATAGGTGAGGAAGGCTTCCATCAAGTCCTCCGGGAAACCAATATTAGATTTCCACCTGAGAAAGTTGAGCACCTTTGTAGCACGGGCTTTATTGTGTGGAGTGAGTTCTGGCAGGTCATTTTGGATCTAGACAAGAGTTTGGGCGGTCTAAAGGATTCAAGTGGATTAATGGGTAAGAAGGTCTTTGATCTTTACCATTTTAACGGCATTGCAAAATCTGATATAAATGGCAGTCACATGGTCTCTGGAAACGAGATCTCTGCACAGAGGCCCAGGCTCACAATGCTCAGAGTGTCAGTTCCACCGAGGTGGACTCCTGAGGAATTCATGGCAGATGTGGCAGTGTCCTCTGCTTCTGGGGGAAATGAAGCAAGCGGAAAGGACACGGAAGTGACGAAACCGGAGCCGTGTCAACATGCGCCTCTGGTGGACTGCATAAGAACCCGTTGGCCTCGCGCTGTTTGCAATTGGGTGGGGGATCCTCCTAGCATAGTATGA
- the LOC126665715 gene encoding protein WHAT'S THIS FACTOR 1 homolog, chloroplastic, which yields MNSLRHFNKQVTSVTMFLKNTNICYHKLKSKPSLINYLTRSFSVWSMKKDPDLESALSRNRRWIVNNQIKNIILRYPNQVIPAKSLQKKFKSLDLQGKALNWLKKYPCCYDVFLDQDEYYCRLTKRMAFLVEEEESVKEMQESILAERLAKLLMMSVNHKLNVVKLGELKRNFGFPDDYLLRIVPKHSDMFRLVNYSGRKSSMEIELLSWKPDLAVSAVEVSAKKQGSEPCFTGSLPSTWVTSLERFREFNSTPYISPYVDSRGLSEDSKEMEKRNVGLVHELLSLTLWKKLSIMKLGHFSREFNLPDKLNVFVLKHPGIFYVTNKYQIYTVILREGYNGSELIDKDPLVVVKNKFGELMQEGLHEYNQRRRSINLENKKKKGIVSLRPERVKENDNEMPEQDAAGANKLGGLFNPEERKRFYKVLFDDDRP from the coding sequence ATGAACTCATTGAGGCATTTCAACAAACAGGTAACAAGCGTTACAATGTTTCTCAAGAACACAAATATTTGCTACCACAAGCTGAAGTCAAAACCATCGCTTATCAATTATTTAACTCGAAGTTTCTCAGTTTGGTCTATGAAGAAAGACCCTGATCTTGAATCAGCACTATCAAGAAACCGTAGATGGATAGTcaataaccaaatcaaaaacaTAATATTAAGGTACCCTAATCAAGTTATTCCTGCTAAGTCTCTACAGAAGAAGTTCAAGAGCCTTGATCTTCAAGGTAAAGCACTCAATTGGCTAAAGAAATACCCGTGTTGTTACGATGTGTTTCTTGATCAGGATGAGTATTACTGTCGATTAACTAAGCGAATGGCGTTTTTAGTAGAGGAGGAAGAGTCTGTCAAGGAAATGCAAGAGTCTATACTCGCGGAGCGGTTAGCTAAGCTGTTGATGATGAGTGTGAATCACAAGCTTAATGTTGTTAAACTTGGTGAGTTGAAGAGAAATTTTGGATTCCCTGATGATTATTTGCTTAGAATTGTTCCGAAGCATTCGGATATGTTTCGACTTGTTAATTATAGTGGAAGAAAGAGTTCAATGGAGATTGAGCTTTTGTCATGGAAACCTGACTTGGCAGTTTCTGCTGTTGAAGTGTCTGCTAAAAAGCAGGGCTCTGAACCTTGTTTTACAGGTTCATTGCCTTCAACATGGGTTACATCATTGGAAAGATTTCGTGAATTTAATTCGACGCCTTATATTTCACCTTATGTGGATTCGAGAGGCTTGTCGGAGGATTCGAAAGAGATGGAGAAAAGAAACGTGGGTTTAGTGCACGAGTTGCTGTCGTTGACCCTGTGGAAGAAGTTGTCCATTATGAAACTAGGGCATTTTAGCAGAGAGTTCAATTTACCGGATAAGCTGAATGTATTTGTGCTCAAGCATCCTGGTATATTTTACGTGACGAACAAGTATCAGATTTATACTGTTATCCTAAGGGAAGGGTATAATGGATCGGAGTTGATTGATAAAGACCCACTTGTTGTGGTGAAGAATAAATTTGGTGAGTTGATGCAGGAAGGGCTGCATGAGTATAATCAGAGGCGACGCTCGATCAATCTAGAGAACAAGAAAAAGAAGGGAATTGTTTCGTTAAGGCCTGAGAGAGTGAAGGAGAATGACAATGAAATGCCAGAGCAAGATGCTGCTGGTGCTAATAAGTTAGGAGGTTTGTTCAATCCGGAGGAAAGAAAACGATTTTATAAAGTTCTTTTTGATGATGATCGGCCATAA
- the LOC126665621 gene encoding uncharacterized protein LOC126665621, whose translation MEGNFLQGGMVRGGTSFGGFDLQGSSRVRHHQPPQPSIRDGFPLTMGTAQSEDQAISVADHNKGDKGKIEVISDEDEPSEDGHNDANQGKKGLPWQRVKWTDKMVKLLITAVSYIGEDATSDCSGGSLRRKFHVLQKKGKWKSISKVMAERGHLVSPQQCEDKFNDLNKRYKKLNDMLGRGTSCEVVENPALLDVIDYLTEKEKDDVKKILSSKQLFYEEMCSYLNGNRLHLPHDPALQRSLHLALKNNDDHDNDDFRKNLPDDVDEDDDGMEADDHDVFDENHTSCTDGRGYTKRSKHEQAYVDACFGNSSQEGDKGSHPHFPSPQVDMNQVSSESTKASWLQKQWIESRALQLEEQKVHVQGETLALEKQRFKWQRFCRKRDGELEKLRMENERMKLENERMMLELKRKELGIDFH comes from the coding sequence ATGGAAGGAAATTTTTTGCAAGGAGGCATGGTTCGAGGGGGTACTTCATTTGGAGGATTTGATTTGCAAGGATCATCTAGAGTTCGTCATCATCAACCGCCACAACCCTCAATTCGTGACGGTTTTCCACTTACAATGGGGACCGCACAGAGCGAGGATCAAGCTATTTCGGTGGCTGATCATAATAAGGGAGATAAGGGGAAAATTGAGGTGATCAGTGATGAGGATGAGCCGAGTGAAGACGGTCACAATGATGCAAATCAAGGGAAGAAAGGGTTGCCGTGGCAGCGTGTGAAGTGGACGGATAAAATGGTTAAGCTTTTGATAACTGCTGTTTCTTACATTGGAGAGGATGCGACTTCGGATTGCAGTGGTGGCAGCTTGAGAAGGAAGTTTCATGTCTTACAAAAGAAGGGGAAGTGGAAATCGATATCGAAGGTCATGGCTGAGAGGGGTCATCTTGTTTCGCCACAGCAGTGTGAGGATAAATTCAATGATCTTAATAAACGGTATAAAAAGCTCAATGACATGCTCGGCAGGGGCACTTCTTGTGAAGTTGTGGAGAATCCGGCACTTCTGGATGTTATAGATTATTTAACggaaaaggaaaaagatgatgTTAAGAAAATACTTAGCTCGAAACAACTTTTCTATGAAGAGATGTGTTCGTACCTTAATGGAAATAGATTGCATTTACCTCATGATCCAGCATTGCAGCGTTCCTTGCATTTGGCTCTTAAAAATAACGATGATCATGATAATGATGATTTTCGAAAGAACCTCCCTGATGATGTGGATGAAGATGATGACGGAATGGAAGCTGATGATCATGATGTGTTTGACGAAAATCACACTTCATGTACAGATGGTAGGGGATATACGAAAAGGTCTAAACATGAGCAGGCCTATGTAGATGCTTGTTTTGGGAATTCATCCCAAGAAGGCGATAAAGGATCTCACCCTCATTTTCCGAGTCCCCAAGTTGACATGAATCAAGTGTCATCGGAGAGTACAAAAGCATCTTGGTTACAGAAGCAGTGGATAGAATCTCGAGCACTTCAGTTAGAAGAGCAGAAGGTGCATGTTCAAGGTGAGACCTTGGCGTTGGAAAAACAACGATTCAAGTGGCAAAGATTTTGCAGGAAAAGAGACGGGGAGCTTGAAAAGTTGAGGATGGAAAACGAGAGGATGAAGCTTGAGAATGAGAGAATGATGCTGGAGTTGAAGCGCAAAGAATTGGGTATTGATTTTCATTAG